The Panicum hallii strain FIL2 chromosome 5, PHallii_v3.1, whole genome shotgun sequence genome contains the following window.
CAAGGAAAATTTCTTATATTGAtagatcataaaagcctcatgCATCTGGATGATCAGAAGTTAACAACTCCCTGACAGCATAAGGCCCTAACCAAGATGTTGGGTTTGCAATATAAAATATACCGTAGAAAAGGTCATGACAACAAGCTGCAGATGCTCTTTCCAGATTACCTCTCACAGCTGGCCAAGAAGTTCTGGCAGTGTCCCAGCTGCAACTAGTTTGGCTTCAACAAGTTGCTGATGGTTACCTGCTACATCCTGAAACCAAGCAACTGTTAGCAGCTCTATCTGCTAAAAGTCCTATTGATGATTATTCTCTCAAACATGGTCTTGTCAGATATAAATCCAGAATTTGGGTACCTCATAACCCCATAGCTCAGAATAGCATTTTGCAAGCATTACATTTTAGTCCAGTAGGCGGACACTCAGGTATACAAGTTACATACATCAGAATTAAGAATCTTTTTGCTTGGCCAGGATTGAAAAAGATGGTTCAGTCTTTTGTTGCAAATTGCCTGATCTGCCAGCAGGCCAAAACTGAGAGGGTCAAGTACCTTGGATTACTACAACCACTACCAGTACCTGATTATGCATGGAAAGTTGTTACACTTGATTTCATCGAGGGTCTCCCTATTTCTAAACACTTCAACTGTATATTGGTGATTGTTGATAAATTCTCTAAATATGCCCATTTTATTCCTCTGTCACACCCATTTACAGCTTTGAAGGTAGCGCATATATATATAGAAAATGTGTTCAAgttgcatggccttcctcaagTGCTAATTTCATATAGAGACAAGATTTTCACCAGCACCTTATGGCAAGAATTATTCAGACTGTCTGGTACTGATTTAAGGCTCAGTTCTGGTTACCACCCTTAAATAAATGGGCAAACTGAGAGAGTAAATCAATGCCTGGAAGCCTATTTGAGATGCTTTGTTTATGGATGTCCATTCAAGTGGAAAGACTGGTTATCTTTAGCTGAATTTTAGTACAACTCTTGTTACCATTCATCTCTCTCTAAAACTTCTTTTGAAGTGTTGTATGGTCATGAGCCGAGACAGTTGGGTATTGACAAAATTGAATCATGTGTTGTGGATGATCTCAAGGAATGGCTGTCTAACAGGAAGTTAATGACTCAGTTTATGCAGCAACAGCTAGTAAGAGCTCAGCAACGCTAAAAATATAAAGGTGACAAGAATAGAACTGAAAGAACTTTTGCTGTGGGAGATTCAGTTTTTCTGAAGGTTCAACTATACATACAGCAGTCTGTCATGCCAAGGGCCAATTACAAGTTATCCTTTGCTACTTTGGGCCTTTCACCATCCTGGAGAAGATTGGTGCAGTTGCATATCGTTTACAGCTACCTTCTTTGTCAGCTATTCATCCTGTCTTTTATGTTTCACTGCTGAAACGTGCCGTGGGCACTAACCACCAGGTCAGTCCTACGTTGCCCCCAAACTCCAATCAGTTCCAAATTCCTCAGGCTATACTGCAACATCGCACAATCAAACGTGGCGATGTGCTAGTTCCCCAAGTACTGATACATTGGTCGTCCTCCTCAATCCATGTCCACATGGGAGGATGAAATGGAGCTGCAACGGCAATTCCCAGCTGCACCGACTTGGGGTCAAGCCGGAtctcgcggggggggggggggggggtgtttgTTATGAACCAGAAGTCACCTGCTGTTCCAAGTTCGTCTGCTGCATCTGAAGCCGAGCAGGAAGAATCTGATGAAGCTACATCTCCACGGGCTCCGCGCGACAGGCGGCCCAACAGCAAGTACTTTGGCCCACAGTGGCGGCCCAACTGAGATCGCTGGTATCGGCTGGTTAATTGTGCCTCCTGACTCTCAGTGCGTTCGTTTTCAAggatctaaagtttagaggtatCATATtaaaagaatcttatcatttaaaagtattaaataaaatctaattacaaaactaattacaGAATCCCAGAGCTAATTCGCGTgacgaatctaataaggtatattagtccataattagtggatgattactgtagcatcactgtggcaaattatggattaattagtctcattaaatttatctcgcgaattagcatctgtataaaaaattttataaacagattttatttaatacttttaaatagTAAGATTGTCTTTGATGTGACGGGATCTAAACTACACTTtacaggaaacgaacacaccccgAGAGACCCAGTAAAATCCGGGTGAAACCAAGCACCTCATATCTCAATCGTGTCAGTTCTGTGCTCCCTCGCAGCATTTCGCAAGTGGGTGAGCGCTCGGTCAGGCGGGGACTTTTGACGGTTTGACCGCCGCCACTTGCGTCGGCTTCGGCCTTCGAGGTAAACCGCACTGGACTGACTGGACACTCTGCGAGCCAGTTCGGAGTCCCAGCAGGTCCGTCCgcgacggcgaggaggggagAAAAGTCGCAGCAGGGGgtaggggagggagggagggaaagGCAAAGCAGCGGCAAGCGCAGGCGCAAAAAGCAAATCAAAGCCACCACCACCGGCAGCCGCCGAGGCCGCGCCgcgggaggagaggagaggagagggaaaaggaaagTGAAACCTATCCATTCCAcccccgcacgccgccgtccCCCCAAACCCTAACCCCCGCGCGCATGGGCCCCGCCTCGCCGGCGACGCGACGAGCGCACCGGCCCCCGCCGGTGAGGCGCCGGTagctccagcagcagcagcgggccgttgccgccgccgccgccgcggtgaGATGGCGCTGCTCGGGCGGGCGGGCTGCCGCGCCGGTCGAGGTGAGCTTCTCCCCTGATCTGGGCCCTTGATGCCGGGCTGTGCGGTGGACTCGAGCACTCGGGGGGCGTGCCGCGGTGGCGTAGAGCGATTCGAGGTTTCGGCGGTGGGGGAATGGGGATTCCACGGCAGGGTCTGGGCTTCGGGAGGACGCGTGGGGCGGCTGACTCGGTAGCCGCGATGGAATTTGTTCCAGGATCTTACTGCTGCTACGCTACCAGAATTGGGAGCTCGCCTGAGAAATCGGGTTTGCTTGGGGTCGTGGGAGCGCGGTTTCGGGGCCATGTACAGCTCGGTAACTAGGTGCAGCCTTCTTAGTAGGCTTTGCTTTGCAGGGTATCTGGAAGCTGAAGTCCGGTATCAGAATGTAGAGCATAGACAACCTGAAAACTTGAATCCGTGCCTTGGATGGAACATCTGCTGCTCTGTGGATTTCGGATTGAGATAGTTAGCTGTTGTTATCGAGCAATGTTTCCGTATTTAGATATATAAGTACATTGTTTTTGGTTTCTGTCCTTTTATTTGCCTAATCTATATATGAGTCTTGGGCTAAAAAATTGTTACCACACTTAAAAGAAATCCTGCTAACGGATTACTATTTGCTGAAAAGGGACGCTCCTCAGATTTTAGATAGAGTACTGCTCTATGCTTCAGAACTTGTCTTATTTATGTGAATGACACCTTTCACTTCTTCCCCTACCTTTGTTGGGGGTGTCCCGATATTTGTTCATTATCATTACGTTGTCCACTAGTCGTCCTGTTGACCTGGCAGCACCAAGGTGGAGTGATTGAGTCTGAGTTACCAGGGCAATTCTGCTGACCTGATATCTTGGTTATCGACTTGGGTTGCTAGTATTAGACAGATCAGGCTGGTCACTTTATTTGGGTACTTGGTCCCTTACGGCCATCAGGTCCAGATCAATAGGGACAGGGATTGAGACTCAATTTAGGTGACAGGCACAAACCTAGACAAactcaaaaccctagcccctAGGTGCCAACCATTACTGCCACATTAGCCACTACACTGTTGCCACAAGCCTTGTTGCTGGCTTGTGCTTGTTTCTCCATCCCCTCGTTGTTGGCTCCTCCCTCTCTCACAGGCCTTTGTCGCCATGGGATGAAAACTCTAGTTGTTTGCCCTTACTATCAGATGCCGCTGGGATAGGTGTACTGTCTATTTGTACCGAGCTGCCAGTGGGGGCCTGGTATTAGAAAAATACATGGTAGGCTGGTTGCAACAGTATAAATTATGAGAGTGCTACTTTTACTAGTCTTCAACTTTGTCCATTAGGTGTATTGGCAACTTGGCTCGTATGTGTACAACATTCTTTTACGGTGCATGTGCTGCTCGTTTAGATTGCGAGTTTAATTAAGAAACGTTTGTTTGGAGAGTGTCCTAGAAATGTTAATATTATGCTGAAAAAAGCTCTTCTTTTCCTGGAAAATATATCCTATCTTTATAGGACTAATTACTGCCTGCAATATGTATTTAAAACTTTCTTAAGTATACTCAAACCACCATAATAATAATGATTATGCTTGCGTACATATTAATGGATATCAACATTTTCAGCATGTAATTAAACCACCATCTTGTGTCCTTAAGAAGATAAGGACTTAAAGGAGAGTTGTAATCTTTACCAGTACTCTTCCAGGAGCCAGCTGCCATGTATAATTTGGTAGATAACTAGATATTGAGCAGCTTGTGCATAACAGCATAACGATCCAATGTACACTGGAGCAGATAATAGGCAGTTTCATGTTCAAAATCTTTGTAGCCTGCGTGTTTGAGGAAAAGAAGGTAATCTTTGTGGTCTGATGCTTATATTTTTAATTCAAAGATACTGTTTAATTGGATGCATATTAAAAATAACGAATACTGGTAGTAGACAAATCTGGATGAGTTGAAATGATCCATTGGATAATGAATCATATAAATGGCATAGATATCCTGTTTAAATTACTAACGGCAAACCTCGACAATATTAGAATCTAGTTTGCTGTGCATTTATCATAAGATATGTTAATAGGTTAAAAGGAGTGAGAAGATCAGATACTAAAGTCTGGGTCAGTAAATAATGGTTGGTTCATTGGAATGGTGCTAGATGGAATACAAATCTATCTTTACATACACATGACATGGACATTTCTGTGTCTATCTACATTTGAGGCATGTGTAAAGGGCACATGTGACCTTTTTGTTGCCACCTTAGATGATTTCTTCTTTGTAACTTTTATATGTTGTTTCTGAGGTGCCAATGAGCCATGGTCATCCGGCATCTATTGTCTGCGCTAATATTATATACTCATCTGCACATTGTACATATGTCTTAAAAGAATATTCTGACAGGTTGTTGTACAACTTCTTTTCAGGAATTTCTGAAGATACTTTGAGAAATTTTTCGTTCAATTTCTTGGCTGCTGTGTTGATGCTGGAATTTCTCAGTGGGATCAATTTGATTATTCAAACATCAGCTCTGGAAGTAGTGGCTCCTGCTACGCCTCCATCTCAAGGTCGGAGACCATTTCACTACATGGCATTCCGGGATGAAGTCCTCATAAGTGTTTCAGTGCAACCAGCGGATGGCCAACAAAGACAAAAGAAGCTATATTCACCAACAGTTGCTCTGTCATCCACACATCCTCCTATTTCAGCGCCTAGCTATAGTTCCATGCCTGGTGCTTTAGATCTGGCCATTTATTCCTCAGATCTATCACTTCCTTTGGTGCACCGTGACAGACGCATAGCaatggctgctcctgctcatGTTGATGCTGACGCTCCAGATGCAGCTTCAAACTCTAGTGCAGCTCCTTCTGGATTAGTGCAACCTCCAGTATCCCCTCACAATGGTAAGTCTACTTGCCAGAGCCTTGGAATATTGAAACTGTAAATGATTTCTCACACAGCTTCAAATTACATAATCTAATTGAAAGGTAGGCTATTTGTGTGACGGATATCATTGACTCCAATAGTATCTGCAGTACTGAGGTGTTCTGTAAATGCTGTTGACCATATTGTAATTCTCGTTTGTTTTCTAGGCTGTTGTGCACCAAACATGGTACAAAAACGAGGGACTCAAGACTGCCATTGTGTTTATCCAGTGAGAGTTGAGCTCTTCCTTCGTAATGTTTCCTTGACTTCAAATTGGAGCaatgaatttcttcaagaactTGCTTCTCAGCTCAACCTTCGTGTTAATCAATTTGAGATTGTAAATTTTTATGTTGTTGGAGCTTCTGGACTAAATATCACAATGGATATAGCACCCCACACTGGAATTAGCTTTGCAGCCAATCAAGTTAACACGATGAATTATTCACTTAGTCAGCATACAGTTCGGATTGATcctgtgttggtcggggactATAATCTTCTTAATTTAACATGGTTCAGGCCATTGGCCCCATCCCCAGGTAATAGCTTTTGATCTTAATATCTTATACTTTCTGTTTGTTAAAATGATGGCAGTTTTGTTACTGTCCGAAGAGAACGAATGCTGTTTTGTTTTTGTTCTTATTTTGTACTTAATGTGAGATAGGTATTAGAGGTGTAGATGTAGTGTGAAACATCAACAGGTTATGTAAATCTGGAGTTTTCATATACGAAATTAGTTCAAGAGTCTTAAAATGAAAAGAAAAGCCACCATTTGGTAATACGTACCATACTCATCCCTTATCCTACCTAACTTTTTCAATATGAAGAGTTAAAAATGGTACTTAAGGCAGAAGAGTAAGGAACAACTGCATTCATTATTCTCTTCTTTCCTTCTAAAATTTTATTATGTACTTTTGTTATTGTTTTGTCCTTTTCTTGTTTATAACTATGTATTGTGCCCCTTACCATTTATGTTGCATCTTAATAATTTATTCAATTTGTCTGTTTGTATGTCCTAAGTTGTACATGAAGTTCCTTTTGTTTCCCCTTCAAGCATGTCtgaaatttacatttttatcaCAATATGTTCTTTTCTTTGATGAACTTTGGATGCCTTGATGTTATGATACAAAAATGAAGCTCGTGAGCATGATAATTCTTAAGTATTATATAAATGACCTTTAAATGTGTATCACTCAATCTTGATTCTTTTTTGAATTTCTTTTCTTAATACTGCTATCTGTATGATTGGCAGCTCCAGCATTCACAATAGCACCTAAGGCCTCTCCATCTACAGCGCATAAGTTACCAAGATCGAGTGAGGATCCCAGCAACAATAGACATACAAGCCTGATTACTGTCATTATCATATGTGTTGGTGCTCTAATTGGCGTCTTGCTGATCGTTTTAACAATTTGCTTCTGCACATTTaggaaagggaaaaagaaagtgCCTCGTGTTGAAACACGTATGTATCTTACTATCCACTGTGTTATTTTCTTGGAACCAATACATGATTGGTGTGTTCATTAATCTGATAGTGAATTAGTTATTGAAAAAAATGTTACGCAACAGTTGCAAAAGGTGCTGCAAGTCctgactagattgatagctagcTATTGTATACTATGTAACTACTATTTAGCTAAAGCACTGCATATAACTGTCCAAACCATAAAGCATGAAGTAACCTATGACTGTACTTCGCACTAAGGTATCTGTGGGCTTTTGTAATGTGTGGCTTCACTTCGTTGATATGATCCAGTAAATTAATTTATTTGCAGTAATCACTCATATGCTTGTCATGTTAAGAGAAATGCATCTCGAATATACTCTGTAGCCTTTTGGAATATAATGCATTTCTGAAGCAGTGTCACGAGTTTTTTTAGATAAAGGGGTATTCAGGATCCCAACCTGTACAGTCTACACCCTAGCAATGACATTAAATGCAGATGGGCGTTGTGTCCGAGTTCATAGTCAACTTGAAATGAAGTTGTCTGGGTTATTTTCTGGTGTTTTTAGGAACACTGTTATGCACGTATAACCCCATAATTCTTTTATACAGCCATGCAAAAGACGCCAGATGCAGTTTCTGCAGTGGAGTCACTTCCTCGCCCCACCAGCACAAGGTTCCTTTCATATGAAGAACTGAAAGCAGCAACAAATAACTTTGAGCCTTCAAGTGTGCTTGGAGAAGGTGGTTTTGGCCGCGTCTTTAAGGGTGTACTTAGTGACGGTACAGCTGTCGCTATAAAGAAGCTTACCAGCGGAGGGCACCAAGGAGATAAGGAGTTTTTAGTTGAAGTTGAAATGCTGAGCAGATTGCACCACCGAAATCTTGTGAAACTCATTGGTTACTATAGCAACCGTGAGTCATCACAGAACCTTCTCTGTTACGAGCTTGTTCCCAATGGAAGCCTAGAGGCTTGGCTTCACGGTACGATCAATTGCAACCTTTTCCTGAACTGCATAGAGCCCCATTTTAGTCCCACCACCTGAATCTattatttcaaaataaatttATATTGTAATTCCCAGACATAAGAAACATAATTCTGACCATGAACTGCATTTTATCAGGCGCACTAGGTGCTAACTGCCCCTTGGATTGGGACACCAGGATGAGGATAGCTCTTGATGCTGCCAGGGGATTAGCATACCTCCATGAGGATTCGCAGCCCTGTGTAATCCACAGGGATTTCAAAGCTTCTAATATATTGCTTGAGAATGATTTTCATGCTAAAGTGTCCGATTTTGGTTTGGCAAAACAGGCGCCTGAAGGTCGGGCTAATTATCTTTCAACTCGTGTCATGGGAACTTTCGGGTAATCTGAATGGCCTTTTACCTTGAGCTACGGTCCAGCTATTTCTGTTCTAAATTTGCCTTCTGGCATGTTTTCAGGTATGTTGCACCCGAGTATGCCATGACAGGGCACTTGCTTGTAAAAAGTGATGTATATAGCTATGGAGTCGTTCTTCTTGAACTACTAACTGGGAGGAGGCCTGTTGATATGTCACAGCCGTCTGGGCAGGAAAACCTAGTGACATGGGTAATACTTTGTTCTATTATATACTATATGTCACAGTTCTTCTTGCATGGTTTGCCGTTGAATCAGAATCTTTTGTACCCTGTGACTATTAGCAGACAGCCAATCGAGTGTGTATAGGTAGTTTTTTCATAGATAATAATGTGTAGGCAGCTGACATGAGGAACCTATGTGGCAATTTGTTCATATTGGtgattatttatttatttttcacTTATTTGAAGGTATTATTTCTCTTGATTGACTGCAGGCACGGCCGATTCTTCGAGATCAAGATAGATTAGACGAACTAGCTGACACCAGGCTTGGCGGCCAGTACCCGAAAGATGATTTTGTGCGGGTGTGCACAATCGCAGCAGCTTGTGTTTCACCAGAGGCAAACCAAAGGCCAACAATGGGCGAGGTAGTGCAGTCACTCAAGATGGTGCAACGATCTGTGGAGTTCCAGGAATCTATGCCGACACCGGCTGCCCGCCCCAACATCCGGCAGTCTTCGACGACCTACGAATCTGATGGTACCTCATCCATGTTCTCTTCCGGCCCCTTCTCAGGCTTCAGCCCCTTTGACACCGAAACCATTCCAAGAACCACTGTTTTCTCAGAAGATCTCCATGAAGGCCGATGACTGACTGATGGGGGCAGCTGCCTTGCCGAGCTGTTTCTCTAGAGCCTGTAGCGATGTAGTCACCCATTGCAAGGTTGGTGGTGCAATTGGCCTGACCAGTCATTTGGGAAGAGGTACATGTAAATTCCATTTTTATTCACCGTCTCAAAAGACTGGATTGTTACAAGGACGTTCGATGGCTTGAAATGATTTTGTTCAGAATTTTTGTTTCTTCACTCTCCATAGCTCCAGAATTATCATGTGCAGGATCCTGCATCCTCTGGACCTGACTATGGAGAACCATGCAGCCAAGCACATCCATGTGTGGGTGGACATGTTTGTAGGATTTCTCAGCCGCATGCCCCTACGCCTTGGGTTGCCTTCGTTCCCGGAGTTACCTCCCAGGCCCGCCGTACGCGTGCCTTCAACCCCTTCTCCCGCGGCGGGTGTCGAACACTCTCACTCTCGTCCCCCATCCcgttctctctctcttcccctctCACCAATCGCTTTGTCCTAGTCACCCATCTCCTCTACCGTCCCCATTGGCCGCCGGACTGCCAAGCTCCCACCCCGCCCTCTGCATCGCCGTCCTCTCTCGGCGCATGGCTGGCACAGCTCGGCGCCCATTGCTGGTGCTGCttctcgtcgccgccgtcgcggAGTCCAAGCTGTACGCCCCGGCGGACCGGGTCCTGCTCAACTGCGGGTCGACGACGGACGCCCTGGACTCGGACGGCCGGAGGTGGGTGGCGGACACGAACGACGCCATGTGGCTGACCGACTCCGGCAAGTCGTCCCTGATGATGGCGGCCGACATGATGGACAACGGGCTGCCGTCCACCGTCCCCTACATGACGTCGCGGGTGTTCCCGACGGAGTCCGCGTACAACATCACCGTGAACCCGCGGGACCGCCACTGGGTGCGCCTCCACTTCTACCCGTCCTCCTACAACGGGCTCCCTCCGGAGGTCTTCCACTTCGACGTGGTCACGTCCACGGGCATCACGCTGCTCCACAACTTCAGCGTGTACAACTACGCCAAGGCGCTGAGCCAGGCGTTCGTGATCCGGGAGTTCTCGCTGCCGCCGACGCCGGCGGGGTTCCTGACCATCACCTTCACGCCGACGCCGGGCAACGAGACCTACGCCTTCGTGAACGGCATCGAGGTGATCTCCATGCCCGACATCTTCGCGGACCCGGCCACCATGGTCGGGTTCGCGGACCAGACCGTGGACATCGCCGGCGCGGCGCTCCAGACCATGTACCGCTTCAACGTCGGCGGCCTGTACATCCCGCCGTCCAACGACTCCGGCCTCTCCCGGCACTGGTACGACGACACGCCGTACGTGCTGGGCCCGACGCAGGGCGTCATCTACAAGGCCGGCCCGCACTTCCAGCTCAAGTACCCCAGCGACCTCGCCGAGTACGCTGCGCCGCCGGATGTGTACCTGGGCAGCCGCTCCATGGGCTCCGACCCGCGCCTCAACCAGAACTACAACCTCACCTGGATCATGCCGGTGGACGGCAACTTCACCTACGTCGCGCGCCTCCACTTCTG
Protein-coding sequences here:
- the LOC112893193 gene encoding receptor-like protein kinase ANXUR2, with protein sequence MALLGRAGCRAGRGISEDTLRNFSFNFLAAVLMLEFLSGINLIIQTSALEVVAPATPPSQGRRPFHYMAFRDEVLISVSVQPADGQQRQKKLYSPTVALSSTHPPISAPSYSSMPGALDLAIYSSDLSLPLVHRDRRIAMAAPAHVDADAPDAASNSSAAPSGLVQPPVSPHNGCCAPNMVQKRGTQDCHCVYPVRVELFLRNVSLTSNWSNEFLQELASQLNLRVNQFEIVNFYVVGASGLNITMDIAPHTGISFAANQVNTMNYSLSQHTVRIDPVLVGDYNLLNLTWFRPLAPSPAPAFTIAPKASPSTAHKLPRSSEDPSNNRHTSLITVIIICVGALIGVLLIVLTICFCTFRKGKKKVPRVETPMQKTPDAVSAVESLPRPTSTRFLSYEELKAATNNFEPSSVLGEGGFGRVFKGVLSDGTAVAIKKLTSGGHQGDKEFLVEVEMLSRLHHRNLVKLIGYYSNRESSQNLLCYELVPNGSLEAWLHGALGANCPLDWDTRMRIALDAARGLAYLHEDSQPCVIHRDFKASNILLENDFHAKVSDFGLAKQAPEGRANYLSTRVMGTFGYVAPEYAMTGHLLVKSDVYSYGVVLLELLTGRRPVDMSQPSGQENLVTWARPILRDQDRLDELADTRLGGQYPKDDFVRVCTIAAACVSPEANQRPTMGEVVQSLKMVQRSVEFQESMPTPAARPNIRQSSTTYESDGTSSMFSSGPFSGFSPFDTETIPRTTVFSEDLHEGVAAVAESKLYAPADRVLLNCGSTTDALDSDGRRWVADTNDAMWLTDSGKSSLMMAADMMDNGLPSTVPYMTSRVFPTESAYNITVNPRDRHWVRLHFYPSSYNGLPPEVFHFDVVTSTGITLLHNFSVYNYAKALSQAFVIREFSLPPTPAGFLTITFTPTPGNETYAFVNGIEVISMPDIFADPATMVGFADQTVDIAGAALQTMYRFNVGGLYIPPSNDSGLSRHWYDDTPYVLGPTQGVIYKAGPHFQLKYPSDLAEYAAPPDVYLGSRSMGSDPRLNQNYNLTWIMPVDGNFTYVARLHFCELLLNRPNQRAFDIYVNNKTAQADADIIGMTSEKGVPMYKDFAVYVADEPGDEAMWVALHPSVALRPQFYDAILNGLEVFKINDTAGNLAAPDPDPSRLLAKAELGAGDHLTPKIHRHRYIATVMGSMAGGAAALGIIAAICVVRHQEKSKKELQTAGGSHTSGWLPLYHSHTSGKSSGHLAANLAGMCRHFSFAEIKVATKNFSESLVIGVGGFGKVYWGVVDSDTKVAIKRSNPSSEQGVQEFQTEVEMLSKLRHRHLVSLIGFSEDAGEMILVYDYMEHGTLREHLYMGGKPPLSWRLRLDICIGAARGLHYLHTGAKYTIIHRDVKTTNILLDEDWVAKVSDFGLSKSGPTTVNQTHVSTMVKGSFGYLDPEYFRRQQLTDKSDVYSFGVVLFEVLLARPALDPALPREKVSLADYALLCQRNSTLLDVIDPAIKDQIAPECLKKFADTAEKCLGEQGIERPSMGDVLWNLEFAMQLQDAFEGQRASTTCGRRPMGEGSGVARSSALDYGNGTTASVTAVEALSASRPRVVIVEETDDEEVANSAAFSQLVRPTGR